The Setaria italica strain Yugu1 chromosome IX, Setaria_italica_v2.0, whole genome shotgun sequence genome has a window encoding:
- the LOC101767316 gene encoding probable serine/threonine-protein kinase cdc7, giving the protein MAPDGAAAALSVEMELAWHLLTVLVRLGRPVAASDLATAASAAALTTAASASTSAAALSVSPDLVERMCRIPGSPLRISGGGVVTASETAVLAFMRFAGLDVPAPRVLLRPPEVRKWSGEVTIRYERKRKVSDVSCFSTKRHRLLAPDSDLMEHSEQESNQLVAQTCAPAATGEVHLEVMQELQDRLPTISTFIGEPSLGLPTGATLVPNDAKITTLCLQPELAQSLKGDDGTVLGNMALTLVPTNLSDCCSVNLPPLDAEKSKNIDAEVDGKSSRIGESEQAAFLNCTVEDSDDLQKESVHPTTIHAVVAGETENHAGERENQAEDLNLVCKNPGSPINYNTKRDDSIEAFDTIPNQADALQYNCPDAGHHENLPTCGQEKNPLCANACAEVCKDKTTQILFQPPMDTKAAPIASQMNRNSEPEALPQEATRYDCMDMRDLNIIAENRESKYLNNGKQPWNEVEANVSKNGQDRMVAKQNEKTKKNALPKEDKDRFAAKAQKSHVVPKQLPSFKGFVIEEEEGSGGYGTVYRALRKKDGRIFAIKCPHPNAHPHHVNNELKMLERFGGKHCVIKYECSLKSGELECFVLEHVEHDRPEILKKEIALLELQWYGYCLFRALASLHRQGVVHRDVKPGNFLFCRKLKKGYLIDFNLANDLHQKFLKNSKSETISCGKDTASQTLSKFAPVVHAKEAVDDSKQPLPLKRKRSSKNPVDSAPKIDNKSKHGTQAADVSGVTSAKDPTSTKTSLDRLKQPMPYKGRKELMNFLHEAMQSPNKNTVPAPASQRKRVAAPIGSVDRKLFMLTPMPLHSGGSAVAGSGTFNNKGHGKHRREGPCVGTKGFRAPEVLFRSFHQGCKVDVWSAGVTLLYLIIGRTPFGGDPEQNIKEIAKLKGSEELWEVAKVHNCESSFPSDLFDFKSFHSVDLRQWCTANTRRPEFLKLIPESFFDLLDKCLAVNPRCRLTSEDALKHDFFSPCRDSFRKPKMLRISAGSDAASSSSPQNIALTAKQS; this is encoded by the exons ATGGCTCCggacggcgccgcggccgctctCTCGGTGGAGATGGAGCTGGCTTGGCACCTCCTCACAGTGCTCGTCCGCCTCGGtcgccccgtcgccgcctcggacctcgccaccgccgcctccgccgcggccctcaccaccgccgcctccgcctccacctccgccgcggcccTCTCCGTCTCACCGGACTTAGTCGAGCGGATGTGTCGTATCCCTGGGTCTCCACTGCGaatctccggcggcggcgtggtgacAGCCTCTGAGACGGCCGTCCTGGCGTTTATGAGGTTTGCGGGGTTGGATGTCCCGGCCCCAAGGGTGTTGTTGAGACCTCCCGAGGTGAGGAAGTGGTCGGGGGAAGTGACGATTCGGTATGAGCGCAAGCGGAAAGTGTCGGATGTGAGCTGCTTCAGCACGAAGAGGCACCGACTACTAGCGCCGGACTCAG ATTTGATGGAACACAGCGAGCAGGAGTCGAATCAGCTGGTTGCACAAACCTGTGCCCCAGCTGCTACTGGAGAG GTACATTTGGAGGTTATGCAAGAGTTGCAGGATAGGCTTCCCACTATCAGCACATTTATCGGTGAACCTTCCTTAGGACTTCCAACTGGGGCTACTCTTGTTCCCAATGATGCTAAAATTACCACGCTTTGTCTTCAACCTGAACTTGCGCAGTCTCTTAAAGGTGATGATGGCACAGTTCTCGGGAACATGGCTTTAACACTGGTTCCAACAAATCTGTCAGATTGTTGTTCTGTCAATCTTCCTCCACTGGATGCTGAGAAATCCAAAAACATCGATGCAGAAGTTGATGGTAAAAGTAGTAGGATTGGTGAATCTGAACAAGCTGCATTCCTTAACTGTACAGTAGAGGATAGTGATGATCTACAAAAAGAGTCTGTCCATCCCACGACCATTCATGCTGTTGTAGCTGGGGAAACAGAAAATCATGCTGGGGAAAGAGAGAATCAGGCTGAAGATCTAAATCTCGTTTGCAAAAATCCAGGCAGCCCAATTAATTATAATACAAAGAGAGATGATAGTATAGAAGCATTTGATACTATTCCAAATCAAGCAGATGCTTTACAATACAACTGCCCAGATGCTGGGCATCATGAGAATCTCCCAACTTGTGGTCAGGAAAAGAATCCACTATGTGCCAATGCATGCGCAGAAGTTTGTAAGGATAAGACAACACAAATTTTGTTCCAACCTCCTATGGACACCAAGGCTGCACCTATAGCATCTCAAATGAACAGAAATAGTGAACCTGAAGCATTGCCGCAGGAAGCTACAAGGTATGACTGTATGGACATGAGGGACCTGAACATTATTGCTGAAAATAGAGAAAGCAAATATCTAAATAATGGAAAGCAGCCCTGGAATGAGGTGGAGGCCAATGTATCTAAAAATGGGCAGGATAGAATGGTTGCGAAGCAAAATGAGAAGACCAAGAAAAATGCACTGCCCAAAGAAGATAAGGACCGCTTTGCAGCAAAGGCTCAAAAG AGCCATGTAGTTCCAAAACAACTTCCTAGCTTCAAGGGTTTTGTcatagaagaggaggaagggtCTG GAGGTTACGGGACTGTTTATAGGGCGCTGAGAAAAAAAGATGGACGAATATTCGCTATAAAAT GTCCTCACCCAAATGCTCATCCACACCATGTTAACAATGAACTAAAGATGCTGGAGCGTTTTGG AGGGAAACATTGTGTGATTAAATACGAATGCTCTTTGAAAAGTGGCGAACTAGAGTGCTTTGTTCTAGAACATGTTGAGCATGACAGACCAGAG ATTTTGAAAAAGGAAATAGCCTTGCTTGAGTTGCAGTGGTATGGGTACTGTCTGTTCAGAGCTCTTGCAAGCTTACATAGACAG GGGGTAGTGCATAGAGATGTCAAACCTGGAAACTTCCTCTTCTGTCGCAAACTGAAGAAGGGGTATCTTATTGACTTCAACCTGGCAAAT GATCTCCACCAGAAGTTCTTGAAAAACA GTAAATCTGAGACAATTTCATGTGGGAAGGATACGGCATCTCAAACATTATCAAAATTTGCCCCAGTAGTTCACGCCAAAGAAGCAGTTGATGATTCAAAGCAACCTCTTCCTTTGAAGAGGAAAAGATCCAGTAAAAACCCAGTGGATAGTGCACCTAAGATCGACAATAAAAGTAAGCATGGTACCCAAGCTGCTGATGTATCTGGTGTAACCTCTGCGAAGGATCCTACAAGCACAAAAACATCATTAGATAGGTTAAAGCAGCCAATGCCTTACAAAGGGCGAAAGGAATTAATGAACTTCTTGCATGAGGCAATGCAAAGTCCCAACAAAAATACAGTGCCTGCTCCTGCTTCCCAAAGGAAGAGGGTCGCTGCTCCTATTGGTAGTGTGGATCGAAAGCTCTTTATGCTGACTCCAATGCCCCTGCATTCTGGTGGTAGTGCTGTTGCTGGTTCTGGCACATTTAACAACAAAG gacatggaaaacatcgaaGAGAAGGTCCATGTGTTGGAACTAAAGGATTCCGGGCTCCAGAG GTTCTCTTTAGGTCTTTCCACCAGGGTTGTAAAGTTGATGTCTGGTCCGCTGGGGTGACGCTCCTGTACTTGATAATTGGCAGAACACCTTTTGGTGGTGATCCTGAACA GAACATCAAGGAAATAGCAAAGCTGAAAGGTAGTGAAGAACTGTGGGAGGTAGCGAAAGTGCACAACTGCGAATCTTCGTTCCCATCG GATCTGTTTGATTTCAAATCGTTTCACTCTGTGGATCTGAGGCAGTGGTGTACAGCCAACACACGCAGGCCAGAGTTCCTCAAGTTGATACCTGAATCATTTTTTGACCTGCTGGATAAGTGCCTCGCTGTCAACCCCAGGTGCAGGCTCACATCAGAGGATGCGCTCAAGCATGATTTCTTTTCTCCATGCCGTGATAGCTTCAGAAAGCCCAAGATGCTTAGGATTTCAGCTGGTTCTGACGCTGCTTCTTCATCGTCACCCCAGAACATAGCGCTTACAGCAAAACAATCATAG
- the LOC101768122 gene encoding uncharacterized protein LOC101768122, translating to MASPRERRLPPPAFRMENPFSVKVLQVFTGFGVGCGVGIGVGRPIYLGMIPGLQQVMSATRGATDAFSGVTRHVNSALRTSGLKNIEAGIGCGVGMGHGFGIGIALKPRVLHGIQSSFGEIMSKLTSRLKDSPEMPSASNPMARSLSSNQQTHDGMPMDLEAKTAESNLKNTTSYEMSRVQQPNQPEALTGSRTEKVIANFLQNPLFQNDTKMDSRDAPGNLQGMDNVLQLVLKHQRVIEELREENENLRQILVEELKVSPTKLQIDRKNGVKAYYPCSDCFECRRRSRKTR from the exons ATGGCGAGCCCCCGGGAGCGGAGGCTTCCGCCGCCCGCGTTCCGGATGGAGAACCCCTTCAGCGTGAAGGTTTTGCAGGTCTTCACCGGATTCGGTGTCGGATGCGGCGTTGGCATCGGCGTCGGCCGACCCATCTACCTAG GTATGATACCTGGGCTTCAGCAAGTTATGAGTGCTACAAGAGGCGCAACAGATGCCTTTTCTGGTGTCACAAGGCATGTCAATTCTGCG CTGAGGACATCTGGGTTAAAGAACATTGAAGCGGGAATTGGCTGTGGAGTTGGTATGGGCCATGGTTTTGGAATAG GAATTGCACTGAAGCCACGAGTACTTCATGGAATTCAGTCATCTTTTGGG gAAATAATGTCTAAATTGACGTCAAGGCTAAAGGATAGCCCTGAGATGCCGTCTGCATCGAATCCTATGGCTCGTTCTTTGTCTAGCAATCAACAAACTCACGATGGTATGCCCATGGATCTAGAGGCTAAGACTGCAGAAAGTAATTTGAAGAACACTACAAGTTATGAAATGTCAAGAGTACAGCAACCTAATCAGCCAGAAGCATTAACTGGGAGTCGAACTGAAAAGGTCATTGCCAATTTTCTACAGAATCCACTGTTCCAGAATGATACAAAGATGGACTCCAGAGATGCG CCTGGAAATTTACAAGGAATGGATAATGTACTCCAGCTG GTACTGAAGCACCAAAGGGTTATTGAAGAACTGCGGGAGGAAAATGAAAATCTGCGTCAGATACTTGTAGAGGAACTTAAGGTTTCACCGACCAAATTACAAATAGATCGTAAAAACGGAGTGAAGGCCTATTATCCGTGCTCGGACTGCTTCGAATGCCGCCGTCGAAGTCGGAAAACAAGATAG